Proteins encoded by one window of Halomonas chromatireducens:
- a CDS encoding DUF1653 domain-containing protein, translating into MTSPHPVPGIYSHYKGNRYEVLGVAHHSETEEPLVLYRALYGEYGLWVRPLAMFTETVEVQGEPVPRFDLEKAF; encoded by the coding sequence ATGACAAGCCCCCACCCCGTTCCCGGCATCTACAGCCACTACAAGGGCAACCGCTACGAGGTGCTGGGTGTCGCCCATCACAGCGAAACCGAGGAGCCCCTGGTGCTCTATCGCGCCCTCTACGGCGAGTACGGCCTGTGGGTGCGGCCGCTCGCCATGTTCACCGAGACCGTCGAGGTCCAGGGCGAACCGGTGCCGCGTTTCGACCTGGAGAAGGCGTTCTAG
- the fdxA gene encoding ferredoxin FdxA, which yields MTFVVTENCIKCKYTDCVEVCPVDCFYEGPNFLVIHPDECIDCALCEPECPAEAIFAEDELPEGQEEFIAINAELSEVWPNIAEKKDPPADAEEWDGKPGKLQHLER from the coding sequence ATGACATTTGTCGTCACCGAGAACTGCATCAAGTGCAAGTACACCGACTGTGTCGAAGTCTGCCCGGTGGACTGTTTCTATGAAGGTCCTAACTTCCTGGTCATCCACCCGGACGAATGCATTGACTGCGCCCTGTGCGAACCGGAGTGCCCGGCGGAGGCCATCTTCGCCGAGGACGAGTTGCCGGAGGGGCAGGAGGAGTTCATCGCCATCAACGCCGAGCTCTCAGAGGTCTGGCCCAACATTGCCGAGAAGAAAGACCCGCCCGCCGATGCCGAAGAGTGGGATGGCAAGCCGGGTAAGTTGCAGCATCTGGAACGCTGA
- the kdsA gene encoding 3-deoxy-8-phosphooctulonate synthase produces the protein MTDAQRIITIAGLQAGNSLPLMLLGGMNVLESRELALEVAETYVEVTARLGIPFVFKASFDKANRSSIHSFRGPGLEKGLEILAEIKSRFGVPIITDVHEPWQAAPVAEVADIIQLPAFLARQTDLVVAMAETGAVINLKKPQFLAPHEMRHIIRKCEEAGNARLLLCERGSSFGYNNLVVDMLGFGDMKQTGYPVFFDVTHSLQRPGGRADSAGGRREQVGELARAGVAVGLAGLFLEAHPDPDNAKCDGPCALPLDRLEPFLVQLKAIDDMVKAFPALDIT, from the coding sequence ATGACAGACGCACAACGCATCATCACCATTGCCGGCCTTCAGGCCGGCAATTCTCTGCCCCTCATGCTGCTGGGCGGCATGAACGTGCTGGAGTCCCGTGAGCTGGCCCTGGAAGTGGCTGAGACCTATGTCGAGGTCACCGCCCGTCTGGGCATCCCCTTCGTGTTCAAGGCCAGCTTCGACAAGGCCAACCGTAGCTCTATTCACTCCTTTCGCGGCCCGGGGCTGGAGAAGGGGCTGGAGATTCTGGCTGAGATCAAGTCGCGCTTCGGCGTGCCCATCATTACCGATGTGCATGAGCCCTGGCAGGCTGCACCGGTGGCAGAGGTGGCCGACATCATCCAGTTGCCGGCCTTCCTTGCCCGCCAGACCGACCTGGTGGTGGCCATGGCCGAGACCGGGGCGGTGATAAACCTCAAGAAGCCGCAGTTCCTGGCGCCTCATGAAATGCGCCATATCATCAGGAAGTGCGAGGAGGCCGGGAACGCAAGGTTGTTGCTTTGCGAACGCGGATCCAGCTTTGGGTATAATAATCTGGTGGTTGATATGCTCGGTTTTGGTGACATGAAGCAAACCGGCTATCCGGTCTTCTTCGATGTCACTCACTCCCTCCAGCGGCCCGGCGGCCGCGCGGACAGCGCCGGCGGCCGCCGCGAACAGGTTGGCGAGCTGGCCCGTGCCGGCGTGGCCGTTGGCCTGGCCGGGCTCTTCCTGGAGGCGCATCCGGATCCGGACAACGCCAAGTGCGATGGCCCCTGTGCCCTGCCCCTGGACCGGCTCGAACCCTTTCTGGTCCAGCTCAAGGCCATCGATGACATGGTCAAGGCCTTCCCGGCGCTGGATATCACCTGA
- the tcdA gene encoding tRNA cyclic N6-threonylcarbamoyladenosine(37) synthase TcdA, translating to MTAPLSSHADPASQHDHDLRFGGIRRLYGSRAAERFRTAHVVVVGVGGVGSWAVEALARSGIGKLTLIDLDDVCISNVNRQLHALDGTIGRPKVEVLAERCRAIQPGIQVVADTAFVTPTNLAERIPQDADHVVDAIDSVLAKAALIAWCKRRKLPITVTGAAGGQTDPTRIRIADLSRTEHDPLLAKVRARLRRDFGFSRNPKRRFSVECVYSDEQLVYPDSDGEVCFQKPGTGESTRLDCASGFGAATFVTGSFGFTAVSRVLARLARLSATPGE from the coding sequence ATGACAGCCCCTTTATCGAGCCACGCCGACCCCGCCAGCCAGCATGACCACGACCTCCGTTTCGGCGGCATCCGCCGGCTTTACGGCTCCCGTGCCGCCGAGCGCTTTCGTACCGCCCATGTGGTGGTGGTGGGCGTCGGCGGCGTAGGTAGTTGGGCGGTGGAGGCACTGGCACGCTCGGGCATCGGCAAGCTCACGCTGATCGACCTGGACGATGTCTGCATCTCCAATGTCAATCGCCAGCTCCACGCCCTGGACGGTACCATCGGGCGACCCAAGGTAGAGGTCCTGGCCGAGCGCTGTCGGGCGATCCAGCCGGGTATCCAGGTGGTGGCGGACACCGCCTTCGTCACCCCAACCAACCTGGCCGAGCGCATTCCCCAGGACGCCGACCATGTGGTGGATGCCATCGACAGCGTGCTGGCCAAGGCCGCCCTGATCGCCTGGTGCAAGCGGCGCAAGCTGCCGATCACGGTGACCGGTGCCGCAGGCGGCCAGACCGACCCGACACGCATCCGCATAGCGGATCTCAGCCGCACGGAGCACGACCCGCTGCTGGCCAAGGTTCGCGCACGCCTGCGGCGCGACTTCGGTTTCTCGCGCAACCCCAAGCGCCGCTTCTCGGTGGAGTGCGTCTATTCCGACGAGCAGTTGGTCTATCCGGACAGCGATGGCGAGGTATGCTTTCAGAAGCCGGGCACCGGCGAATCGACGCGACTCGACTGCGCCTCGGGCTTCGGCGCCGCCACCTTCGTCACCGGCAGCTTCGGTTTCACGGCCGTCTCGCGGGTGTTGGCCAGGCTGGCCCGGCTATCCGCCACACCCGGCGAGTGA
- the eno gene encoding phosphopyruvate hydratase — translation MTKIADILALEVLDSRGNPTVQAEVRLESGAVGVACAPSGASTGSREALELRDGDKARYLGKGVLKAVEAVNGAIRSKLVGMDARDQRGLDNAMLALDGTDNKASLGANAILAVSLAAAKAAANAKGVPLYAHIAELYGQPGRFSMPVPMMNILNGGEHADNNVDIQEFMIQPVGAANFREGLRMGAEIFHALKKVLAARGLSTAVGDEGGFAPNLASNAEALAVIKQAVADAGYTLGDDITLALDCASSEFYKDGQYNLAGEGKQYDAAGFVDYLAGLCDDYPIVSIEDGMDESDWAGWKALTDKLGDKIQLVGDDLFVTNTRILKRGIDEKIGNSILIKFNQIGSLSETLDAIKMAQDAGFTAVISHRSGETEDTTIADLAVGTAAGQIKTGSLCRSDRVAKYNRLLVIEQQLGGQVDYPGRAAIKGQ, via the coding sequence ATGACCAAGATTGCCGATATCCTTGCCCTCGAGGTGCTCGACTCCCGCGGCAACCCCACCGTGCAGGCCGAGGTGCGCCTGGAGAGCGGTGCGGTCGGCGTGGCCTGCGCGCCCAGCGGTGCCTCCACCGGGTCCCGCGAGGCCCTCGAGCTGCGCGACGGCGACAAGGCACGCTACCTGGGCAAGGGCGTGCTGAAAGCCGTCGAAGCGGTCAACGGTGCGATTCGCAGCAAGCTCGTGGGTATGGATGCCAGGGATCAGCGCGGCCTGGACAATGCCATGCTGGCGCTGGATGGCACCGACAACAAGGCCTCGCTCGGCGCCAACGCCATTCTGGCGGTGTCGTTGGCCGCCGCCAAGGCAGCCGCCAACGCTAAGGGTGTGCCACTCTACGCGCATATTGCCGAACTCTACGGTCAGCCGGGCCGTTTCAGCATGCCGGTGCCGATGATGAATATCCTCAACGGTGGCGAGCATGCCGACAACAACGTCGACATCCAGGAGTTCATGATCCAGCCGGTGGGCGCAGCGAACTTCCGCGAAGGCCTGCGCATGGGGGCCGAGATCTTCCACGCTCTCAAGAAGGTGCTGGCCGCCCGGGGGCTCTCCACGGCAGTGGGTGATGAAGGCGGCTTCGCTCCCAATCTGGCCTCCAATGCCGAGGCACTGGCGGTAATCAAGCAGGCCGTGGCGGATGCCGGCTATACCCTGGGGGATGACATTACCCTGGCGTTGGACTGCGCCTCCTCCGAGTTCTACAAGGACGGCCAGTACAACCTCGCCGGTGAAGGCAAGCAGTATGACGCTGCGGGCTTTGTCGACTACCTGGCCGGGCTGTGCGATGACTACCCCATCGTCTCCATCGAGGATGGCATGGATGAGTCCGACTGGGCTGGCTGGAAGGCGCTGACCGACAAGCTGGGTGACAAGATTCAGTTGGTCGGCGACGATCTCTTCGTCACCAACACCCGGATCCTCAAGCGCGGCATCGACGAGAAAATCGGTAACTCCATCCTGATCAAGTTCAACCAGATCGGTTCGCTCTCCGAGACCCTGGATGCGATCAAGATGGCCCAGGATGCCGGCTTCACTGCCGTCATCTCGCATCGTTCCGGCGAGACCGAGGACACCACCATTGCCGATCTGGCCGTTGGCACTGCGGCAGGCCAGATCAAGACCGGCTCGCTGTGCCGCTCCGACCGTGTGGCCAAGTACAACCGGCTACTGGTGATCGAGCAGCAGTTGGGTGGGCAGGTCGACTACCCTGGGCGTGCCGCCATCAAGGGGCAGTGA
- the mutS gene encoding DNA mismatch repair protein MutS, protein MSQASAQHTPMMTQYLRIKREHPEVLLFYRMGDFYELFFDDAKRAAALLDITLTQRGQSAGKPIPMAGVPYHSAEGYLARLVKAGESVAICEQFGDPATSKGPVERKVVRIVTPGTLYDEALLDARRDNLLVAVHPLGICWGLAWLELSSGRFSVLEVEGESEMLAELQRLDPAELLVPESLTLPPALDGRRGLRRQSDWLFDHDGATRTLCDQFQCQDLRGFGCAHLEAAITAAGVLIEYARDTQRSRLPHVTALGVESRDDAVVIDAASRRNLEIDTNLGGTADNTLASVLDTSATAMGSRLLKRWLNRPLRDRALVQNRQAAVALLLDQEAFVTLRELLKAIGDVERILARVALYSARPRDLARLRDALLALPALQQELSAFSDGTALDDLQHHIRPYPELADTLSRGLMDNPPVVIRDGGVIREGYDAELDEYRGLAEHAGDYLIKLELRERERTGLPGLKVGYNRVHGYYIEIPRAQAQDAPVDYVRRQTLKNAERFIIPELKEFEDKALSAKSRALAREKLLYESLLDALNAELGALQATGQALASLDVLATFAERAQALGFERPQLLDTPGIEIRGGRHPVVEQVSDTPFVPNDLVMDDSRRMLVITGPNMGGKSTYMRQAALITLLAHTGSFVPADAARVGPVDRIFTRIGSSDDLAGGRSTFMVEMTETASILHNATEQSLVLMDEIGRGTSTFDGLSLAWASAEHLTRSRAFTLFATHYFEMTALAEQAEGVANVHLTAAEHRDGIVFMHRVEDGPASQSYGLQVAQLAGVPQGVIARAREKLAQLEQQEVDQGSRLPLRSNGEPAPLQTDLFATAPHPLLEALAGLDPDALTPRQALELLYEWRERV, encoded by the coding sequence ATGTCACAGGCCAGCGCCCAGCATACGCCCATGATGACCCAATATCTCAGGATCAAGCGCGAGCATCCGGAGGTGCTGCTCTTCTACCGAATGGGCGATTTCTACGAGCTGTTCTTCGACGACGCCAAGCGCGCCGCGGCGCTGCTGGACATAACCCTGACCCAGCGCGGCCAGTCAGCGGGCAAGCCGATTCCCATGGCCGGGGTGCCCTACCATAGCGCCGAAGGCTACCTCGCCCGCCTGGTCAAGGCCGGCGAGTCGGTGGCCATCTGCGAGCAGTTCGGCGACCCGGCCACCAGCAAGGGTCCGGTCGAGCGCAAGGTGGTGCGAATCGTCACCCCCGGGACCCTCTACGACGAGGCGCTGCTCGATGCCCGCCGCGACAACCTGCTGGTGGCCGTACATCCGCTGGGTATCTGCTGGGGGCTGGCCTGGCTGGAACTCTCCAGCGGCCGCTTCAGCGTGCTCGAAGTGGAAGGCGAGAGCGAGATGCTGGCCGAGCTCCAGCGCCTCGACCCCGCCGAACTGCTGGTGCCGGAGAGCCTGACCCTGCCACCGGCCCTGGACGGGCGCCGCGGCCTGCGCCGCCAGAGCGACTGGCTGTTCGACCACGACGGCGCCACCCGCACCCTGTGCGACCAGTTCCAGTGCCAGGACCTGCGCGGCTTCGGCTGCGCCCATCTCGAGGCCGCCATCACCGCCGCCGGCGTGCTGATCGAATACGCCCGTGACACCCAGCGCTCGCGCCTGCCCCATGTCACCGCGCTGGGCGTGGAGAGCCGGGACGATGCCGTGGTGATCGATGCCGCCAGCCGGCGCAACCTGGAAATCGATACCAACCTCGGCGGCACCGCCGACAACACCCTGGCCAGCGTACTCGATACCTCCGCCACCGCCATGGGGTCGCGACTGCTCAAGCGCTGGCTCAACCGTCCGCTGCGGGACCGCGCCCTGGTCCAGAATCGCCAGGCGGCGGTCGCCCTGCTGCTCGACCAGGAGGCCTTCGTCACGCTGCGCGAGCTGCTCAAGGCCATCGGCGACGTGGAGCGCATCCTGGCCCGGGTGGCACTCTACAGCGCCCGGCCCCGGGACCTCGCCCGGCTGCGTGACGCCCTGCTCGCGCTCCCGGCGCTGCAGCAGGAGCTGAGTGCCTTCAGCGACGGCACCGCCCTGGACGATCTTCAGCACCATATCCGCCCCTATCCCGAACTGGCCGACACCCTGAGCCGCGGGCTGATGGACAACCCGCCGGTGGTGATCCGTGATGGCGGCGTGATCCGCGAGGGCTACGACGCCGAACTCGACGAGTACCGCGGCCTGGCCGAACACGCCGGCGACTACCTGATCAAGCTGGAACTCCGGGAGCGCGAGCGCACCGGCCTGCCCGGCCTCAAGGTGGGCTACAACCGGGTACACGGCTACTATATCGAGATCCCCCGCGCCCAGGCCCAGGACGCCCCGGTCGACTATGTCCGCCGCCAGACGCTGAAGAATGCCGAGCGCTTCATCATTCCCGAACTCAAGGAGTTCGAGGACAAGGCGCTGTCGGCCAAGTCCCGCGCCCTGGCCCGGGAGAAGCTGCTCTACGAGAGCCTGCTCGATGCGCTCAACGCCGAGTTGGGCGCGCTGCAGGCCACCGGCCAGGCACTGGCGTCGCTGGATGTGCTGGCCACCTTTGCCGAGCGCGCCCAGGCGCTCGGCTTCGAGCGCCCACAGCTGCTCGACACCCCCGGCATCGAGATCCGCGGCGGCCGGCACCCGGTCGTGGAGCAGGTCAGCGACACCCCCTTCGTGCCCAACGACCTGGTCATGGACGACAGCCGCAGGATGCTGGTCATCACCGGCCCCAACATGGGCGGCAAGTCCACCTACATGCGCCAGGCGGCACTGATCACCCTGCTGGCCCATACCGGCAGCTTCGTCCCCGCCGATGCGGCCCGCGTCGGCCCCGTGGACCGCATCTTTACCCGCATCGGCTCCAGCGACGATCTCGCCGGGGGCCGCTCGACCTTCATGGTGGAGATGACCGAGACCGCCAGCATCCTGCACAATGCCACCGAGCAGAGCCTGGTGCTGATGGACGAAATCGGGCGGGGCACCAGCACCTTCGACGGCCTGTCGCTGGCCTGGGCCAGCGCCGAGCACCTGACCCGGAGCCGGGCCTTCACGCTGTTCGCCACCCACTACTTCGAGATGACCGCCCTGGCCGAGCAGGCCGAAGGGGTGGCCAATGTCCACCTCACCGCCGCCGAGCACAGGGACGGCATCGTCTTCATGCACCGGGTGGAAGACGGACCCGCCAGCCAGAGCTACGGCCTCCAGGTGGCCCAACTGGCCGGCGTCCCCCAGGGAGTGATCGCCCGGGCTCGGGAGAAGCTGGCACAGCTGGAGCAGCAGGAGGTCGACCAGGGCAGCCGCCTGCCACTGCGCAGCAACGGCGAGCCGGCCCCGCTGCAGACCGACCTGTTCGCCACGGCACCGCACCCGCTGCTCGAGGCGCTGGCGGGGCTGGACCCCGATGCGCTGACCCCGCGGCAGGCGCTGGAGTTACTCTATGAATGGCGCGAACGCGTCTAG
- a CDS encoding pseudouridine synthase, which translates to MSEALTILHQDEHLVAVHKPAGLLVHRSALARGEREFLLQRLRDQLGQRVYPVHRLDRPTSGAMIFALSKAAAARLADAFTERRVTKRYLAVVRGVGPEHDWLDYPLREEDGTRPKAEMPAMEALTEVRRLDSVELPVQVDRYPQSRYSLMQASPVTGRRHQIRRHLSQRGYPIIGDAKHGKGNHNRFFKERLACPRLLLAAVCLAFDHPFEAYRLTLSCALDAPMSALFERFGWGGHLPVNGTSLSAPNLEPSA; encoded by the coding sequence ATGTCGGAAGCGCTGACGATTCTCCATCAGGACGAGCACCTGGTCGCCGTGCATAAGCCGGCAGGCCTGCTGGTGCATCGCTCTGCCCTGGCCCGAGGTGAACGCGAATTCCTGCTGCAGCGACTGCGCGACCAGCTCGGCCAGCGGGTCTATCCGGTACACCGCCTTGACCGCCCCACCTCGGGGGCGATGATCTTCGCCCTGTCAAAGGCGGCGGCAGCCCGGCTCGCGGACGCCTTTACCGAGCGCCGGGTCACCAAGCGCTACCTGGCGGTGGTTCGCGGCGTCGGCCCCGAGCACGATTGGCTCGACTACCCCCTGCGCGAAGAGGATGGCACCCGCCCCAAGGCGGAAATGCCGGCCATGGAGGCGCTAACCGAAGTCAGGCGGCTCGACAGCGTCGAGCTGCCGGTGCAGGTGGACCGCTACCCCCAGAGCCGCTACTCGTTAATGCAGGCATCGCCCGTGACCGGGCGCCGCCACCAGATACGCCGCCACCTGTCGCAGCGGGGCTATCCCATCATCGGCGACGCCAAGCACGGCAAGGGCAACCACAACCGCTTCTTCAAGGAGCGGCTGGCGTGTCCGCGGCTGCTGCTGGCCGCCGTGTGCCTCGCCTTCGATCATCCGTTCGAAGCGTATCGCCTGACCTTGAGCTGCGCCCTGGACGCCCCCATGTCGGCCCTGTTCGAGCGCTTTGGCTGGGGCGGCCACCTGCCGGTGAACGGCACCAGCCTCAGCGCCCCCAACCTCGAACCCTCCGCCTGA
- a CDS encoding Glu/Leu/Phe/Val family dehydrogenase, which translates to MSRQMDHANLFDDARSRLEDVFQALDVHDDVIERLMQPSLALQVSVSVRMDDGRLRVFPGWRVQYDTTLGPAKGGIRFHPDVDQLEVTTLSFWMAVKCAVVDLPYGGGKGGVKVDPKQLSRLELERLARGYIRAIADVMGPRRDIPAPDVNTNATVMGWMADEYDHLVRGKEPAAITGKPPALGGSLGRVAATGRGALHVLDQWAKREQRKPEDTTLAIQGFGNAAYHFARLAHERGYRIVALSDSGGAIYSEEGLDPEPIMQQKTKNQRLHDLVYCDESVCIAEDAEHLDRDDLLTLDVDVLVLAALEDQIHEDNVDQVKAKALLEIANGPVTSKGEAALAERDIPVLPDVLANTGGVIVSYYEWVQNRTGERWSEETVNERLAERLEAQGRLVLERAEKEGISYRQAAYRQGIERIAHGILQRGNCQDSE; encoded by the coding sequence ATGTCACGGCAAATGGATCATGCCAATCTCTTCGACGATGCCCGCTCGCGCCTGGAGGACGTCTTCCAGGCGCTGGACGTCCATGACGACGTCATCGAGCGCCTGATGCAACCCAGTCTTGCACTACAGGTGAGCGTGTCAGTGCGCATGGATGACGGCCGGCTGCGCGTCTTTCCCGGCTGGCGTGTCCAATATGACACCACGCTGGGCCCGGCCAAGGGTGGCATTCGCTTCCACCCCGACGTCGATCAATTGGAGGTAACCACGCTGAGCTTCTGGATGGCGGTGAAATGTGCCGTCGTCGACCTGCCCTATGGTGGCGGCAAGGGCGGGGTCAAGGTCGACCCCAAGCAGCTCTCTCGTCTCGAGCTTGAACGGCTGGCGCGGGGCTATATTCGTGCCATTGCCGATGTAATGGGCCCCCGCCGTGACATCCCCGCACCGGACGTCAACACCAACGCCACGGTGATGGGCTGGATGGCCGACGAGTACGACCACCTCGTGCGCGGCAAGGAGCCGGCCGCGATTACCGGCAAGCCACCGGCGCTGGGCGGCTCCCTCGGACGGGTGGCGGCCACCGGGCGCGGCGCCCTGCATGTGCTGGACCAGTGGGCCAAGCGTGAGCAGCGCAAGCCCGAAGACACCACGCTAGCCATTCAGGGCTTCGGCAATGCCGCCTACCACTTCGCCAGGCTGGCCCATGAGCGCGGCTATCGCATCGTGGCCCTTTCCGACTCGGGAGGCGCCATCTACAGCGAGGAAGGGCTGGACCCTGAACCGATCATGCAGCAGAAGACCAAGAACCAACGTCTGCATGACCTCGTCTATTGCGATGAATCGGTCTGTATCGCCGAAGATGCCGAGCACCTCGACCGAGACGACCTGTTGACACTGGATGTCGACGTGCTGGTGCTCGCAGCACTCGAGGATCAGATTCACGAGGACAATGTGGACCAGGTGAAGGCCAAGGCTTTGCTCGAGATCGCCAATGGCCCCGTGACCAGCAAGGGCGAGGCGGCTCTCGCCGAGCGTGACATTCCGGTCCTGCCGGACGTACTCGCCAATACCGGCGGCGTCATCGTCAGCTACTACGAGTGGGTGCAGAATCGTACCGGCGAACGCTGGTCAGAGGAAACCGTCAACGAGCGCCTGGCCGAGCGGCTCGAAGCTCAGGGGCGGCTGGTGCTGGAGCGGGCCGAGAAGGAGGGAATTTCCTACCGGCAGGCTGCCTATCGCCAGGGTATTGAACGCATCGCCCATGGCATCCTTCAACGGGGCAACTGTCAGGACAGCGAATGA
- a CDS encoding ABC transporter ATP-binding protein, with translation MPEASLKQPADVPFVAFDQVSLAYDDSGNAIEDISLTIEEGEFVAFVGPSGCGKSTFMKLCTGLHGPTAGQVRVDGTPVGGPLKISGMAFQNANLLPWRTTLDNVLLPLEIVKPYRSQFRKRRAEFVGWARDLLRTVGLEGYEDQFPWQLSGGMQQRASICRALIHRPRLLMLDEPFAALDAFTREELWCVLRDLWEAQRFTVVLVTHDLREAAFLADTVYVMSRRPGRIIERRTIDLPRPRELAITYEEPFTGMVQSLRKQIGEIRAT, from the coding sequence ATGCCGGAAGCATCCCTGAAGCAACCCGCCGACGTACCTTTTGTCGCTTTCGATCAGGTGAGCCTGGCCTATGACGATTCGGGCAACGCCATCGAGGACATTTCGCTGACCATCGAGGAGGGGGAGTTCGTCGCCTTCGTCGGCCCCAGTGGCTGTGGCAAGTCGACCTTCATGAAACTGTGTACCGGGCTGCATGGCCCCACGGCCGGTCAGGTAAGGGTCGATGGCACGCCGGTGGGCGGTCCGCTGAAGATCTCGGGCATGGCCTTCCAGAATGCCAACCTGCTGCCCTGGCGTACCACCCTGGACAACGTCCTGCTGCCGCTGGAGATCGTCAAGCCCTACCGCTCGCAGTTCCGCAAGCGCCGGGCCGAGTTCGTCGGCTGGGCCCGGGACCTCTTGCGCACCGTGGGCCTGGAGGGCTACGAGGACCAGTTTCCCTGGCAGCTCTCCGGCGGCATGCAGCAGCGGGCGTCGATCTGCCGGGCGCTGATCCACCGCCCGCGGCTGCTGATGCTCGATGAACCCTTCGCTGCCCTGGACGCCTTCACCCGCGAGGAGCTGTGGTGCGTACTGCGCGACCTGTGGGAAGCCCAGCGCTTCACGGTGGTGCTGGTAACCCATGACCTGCGCGAGGCGGCCTTCCTGGCCGACACTGTCTACGTGATGAGTCGACGTCCGGGACGCATCATCGAGCGGCGCACCATCGACCTGCCGCGCCCGCGTGAACTGGCAATCACCTACGAAGAGCCGTTCACCGGCATGGTGCAGAGCCTGCGCAAGCAGATCGGCGAGATCCGCGCCACCTGA
- a CDS encoding ABC transporter permease codes for MQLSEKSRQRIAPWAAVAILVVIWEVTVRLLDVPEFIFPGAWATAQALVTYAGPIGMHSWQTFWTTMVGFGIGVAVGLLLGFIIGSSKFLYHACYPLLVGFNAIPKVAFVPILVVWFGIGSVPAILTAFLICFFPIVVNVATGLATLEPEMEDVLRVLGAKRLDVLLKVGMPRSLPYFFASLKVAITLAFVGTVVSETVASNQGIGYLMMSAGSQMRMGLVFAGLIVISAMAMVMYELFAVLEKRMTGWAHRGQR; via the coding sequence ATGCAACTGAGTGAAAAGAGCCGTCAGCGGATCGCACCCTGGGCGGCGGTGGCGATCCTGGTGGTGATCTGGGAAGTCACAGTGCGTCTGCTTGACGTGCCGGAGTTCATTTTCCCCGGTGCCTGGGCCACGGCTCAGGCCCTGGTGACCTACGCCGGCCCCATCGGCATGCACTCCTGGCAGACCTTCTGGACCACCATGGTGGGCTTTGGCATCGGCGTGGCGGTAGGCCTCTTGCTGGGCTTCATCATCGGCTCATCAAAATTCCTCTATCACGCCTGCTATCCGCTGCTGGTGGGCTTCAACGCCATTCCCAAGGTCGCCTTCGTGCCGATTCTGGTGGTGTGGTTCGGCATCGGCTCGGTGCCGGCGATCCTCACCGCCTTCCTGATCTGCTTCTTCCCCATCGTGGTCAACGTGGCCACCGGGCTTGCCACCCTGGAACCGGAAATGGAGGACGTGCTGCGGGTGCTTGGGGCGAAGCGCCTCGACGTGCTGCTCAAGGTAGGCATGCCGCGCTCGCTGCCATACTTTTTCGCCTCGCTGAAGGTGGCCATCACCCTGGCCTTCGTCGGCACCGTAGTGTCCGAGACGGTGGCCTCCAACCAGGGTATCGGCTACCTGATGATGAGCGCCGGCTCGCAGATGCGCATGGGGCTGGTGTTCGCCGGGCTTATCGTGATCAGCGCCATGGCGATGGTGATGTATGAGCTGTTTGCCGTGCTGGAGAAGCGGATGACGGGGTGGGCACATCGCGGCCAACGTTAA